The Sandaracinus amylolyticus genomic interval CGACGGAGTGCGCGTCGACGGCGCGCGTCCGCCCTCGGCGTCGGGGGTCGGCTCGGAGGAGAGCACCGGGCGCGCGCTGCTCGCGGGCATCGCCGACAAGGCGCTCGCGCTCGGACGCTTCGACGAGGCGGAGCGCGTGCTGGGCAAGTCGCTCCACGAGATCCTGGCGCGCGCGAAGACCGGCTCGGTCCCGCCCCCGAGCCGCATCGCGGAAGCGACGAAGTACGCGCTGCGGCTCGCCGAAGGGACGAAGCGCACGGCGTGGCTCGACTGGGTCTTCGAGCTCCACGAGGCGGCGGGGCGCCTCCTCGGCGCCGACGACATCGAGCGCGTGCACGAGCTCGTGCGCAAGCTGCGCTACACGGGCGCGGGCCCGGTGCGTCGCTACGTGGTCGCGATGCGCGCGCGCGCCGAGGGCTTCTCGGCGTCGGAGCGGTTCCTGCTCTCGCGGCTCGAGGGCATCGAGCGCATGGTCTCGGCCTGACGTGCGCGGGATCGCGATCGTCTTCCTGACCGCGCTGTTCCCGGCGATCGCGAGCGCGCAGTGGACACGCGAGATCGACGTGGCGCACGGCGCGTTCGATCACGAGGGCGCGCCCGACGCGATCGTGCACGCGCCATCCGGGTTCGACGCACGCGCGCCGCTGCACCTCGTCGTGTTCCTCCACGGCTATCGCGGGTGCGCGCAGGTGCTGATCTCCGACGCGCGCGACGCGCGGTGTCGTGCCGGCGCACCGACGCATCCCGGATGGGGCCTCGCGGCGCGTCACGACGAGGCGGGCACGCAGACGCTCTTCGTCGTGGTGCAGCTCGCGCTCTGGCAGCGCGAAGGGAGCCCGGGGCGCTTCGCGCGCGAGGGCGCGTTCCGCACGTTCCTCGACGAGATCCTCGCCGCGCTCGAGCCCGATCTCGGCGCGCGCCGTCGCGTGGACGATCTCGCGGGCATCACGATCCTCGCGCACAGCGCAGCGTTCGAGACGAGCCTCGCGATCCTGCGCGCGGGGCGCGTCGACGATCGCCTGCGGCACCTCGTGCTGTTCGACGCGCTCTACAGCGGCGGTCCTGCGTTCCTCGCGTGGGCCGCGGCGGACGCGTCGCGCAGGTTGCTCTCGTTCCACGGCGGACGCGGCACGACGCGCGAGCGCAACCGCGACCTCGCGCGACGAGCGCGTCGTGCGCTCGGCGCGCGCGCATCGGTCGGGCGCGACGCGCGCCTCGAGCACGCGCGCGATCGCCGCGTCGTGATCGTCGAGAGCGACGCGCCGCACGCCGACATCCCCGCGCGGCACATGGCCGAGACGCTGCGCGCGCTCGGCCTACCGCTGCGTCGCTGACACGCGATCACCGTCGCGCCATCGGAGCACGACGCCTTCCGGCAGGTGATCGCTGACCGGGCACCCGGGCGGGCCACCCGCGTCGCACGCGAGCGGCATCACGATCGCCGCGGCCGGCCGGATCCGCTCGTACGACGCGCGTCGATCGAGCGAGCGCACGGTCTCGAACGCATCGCCGACCGCCACGTGATCGATCGTCCACCCGAAGTAATGCGTCGCGGGCGCGCCGGGCACCGCGTCGCGCAGCGGAGGCGCGACGATGCGATCGTATCCCTCGGTCCCCGGCCACGCGTTGAGATCACCGAGCAGGATCGTGCGCGGCCCGAGCGCATCGCGCTCCACCAGCTCCTGCCTCAGCCACGCTGCCATCGCGCCGTTCGACGGATGCCACGCGAGGTGCACCACCACGAGCACGATCGAGCGCCCCGCGGGATCGTCGACGCGCGCGAGCAGCGCGCACCGACGCTGATCCGGGAAGAGCCGCTCGAGCGAGACGCACTCGTGACCGCGCACGACGTACGGTTCGCTCACCGCGGCCGCGACCGCGCTGCGCAGCGATCCGTCGGTGCGGATCGAGCACTCGCACG includes:
- a CDS encoding FHA domain-containing protein, encoding MPRYRIRYQGSDLEMPPGEFVVGRSSACHLALDDALVSRRHAAIHVQPDGVFVDDLGSRNGVLVNGERIPGRRKIVHLDRVTIGSHELVLVEIPDRPLLEAACETCGASVTMDMAFCQKCGHLLHKGSPTLAGMTLEIPAVRPDSMQTAKHDALRLDGVRVDGARPPSASGVGSEESTGRALLAGIADKALALGRFDEAERVLGKSLHEILARAKTGSVPPPSRIAEATKYALRLAEGTKRTAWLDWVFELHEAAGRLLGADDIERVHELVRKLRYTGAGPVRRYVVAMRARAEGFSASERFLLSRLEGIERMVSA
- a CDS encoding endonuclease/exonuclease/phosphatase family protein; the encoded protein is MRSWRDRALKALAFVALVVFAGVYFVRWQPDSLGPAPVSIEASAPPLSDDELAVMTINAWRLSQPARVPALVDAIDREGTALGGGRPALVGIQEIQSRDAIQALSRELEDDGFFAACECSIRTDGSLRSAVAAAVSEPYVVRGHECVSLERLFPDQRRCALLARVDDPAGRSIVLVVVHLAWHPSNGAMAAWLRQELVERDALGPRTILLGDLNAWPGTEGYDRIVAPPLRDAVPGAPATHYFGWTIDHVAVGDAFETVRSLDRRASYERIRPAAAIVMPLACDAGGPPGCPVSDHLPEGVVLRWRDGDRVSATQR